The sequence below is a genomic window from Bacteroidota bacterium.
CTCAATTTTGGCCTCTTTCTATATGATGCTGAATACGATGGTGATCTCGATATGCTGGTAGCCAACGGGCATATCTATCCCGCCATCGAAAAGGTTGAGAATGCGATAACCTACAGGCAGCCCACGCAGTTGTTTGTAAATGAGGGAGATGGAACGTTCACCGATGTAATGCCTGAGATACAGGGTGTTTGGGCAAAGCCACTTGTAGCACGAGGTGCTATTTTTGGCGACTATGACCGCGACGGAGATGTGGATATTTTGCTCACTGAAAACGGCGGCCCAATTCATTTATGGCAGAACAACTCTGTGCAGGGCAACTACCTGCGTGTTAAGCTGCAGGGTACTTCCAGCAATGCTGATGGTCTGGGCGCCCGCGTTGTGGTGTATGCCGGCGACCTTGTGATGCAACGGCGTATCCGAACCGGGGGGACGTACATGTCGCAGTCCGAACTAACCGCCAGTTTTGGGGTGGCTGCGTACAACAAGATAGACTCCCTGATCGTTTATTGGCCAGGTGGCGTCGCGCAAAAACGATATGAATTGCCTGTAAATGAAGAGATTTTAGTTGTAGAAGGCGCAGAATAACTTTTAATTCTAGCAACTAGCAAGCCCCACCTTTTCCCTGCCCCACGTTTCACCTAGCCCTGGATTGCTATACATCATGGGTTTTATGCAGCTACATCGACCGAATTGGATTGCAACCAGCATGCTCTGCCTGTTCCTGGTATGTGCTGCTGCCTGTAGGTCTGGCGATGGCGAACCGCTATCTCGCACCGACATTGCGCGCGCGCAGGTTAATCCACAGGCCACCAACTTTCTGATTCAGGCCCAGCAGGCATTGGATAGAGGCATACTTAACCGGGCCCTCGCGTTTGCAGACAGTGCAGTTGCTCTCGAACCAGACCTGGCAGATGCCCATTTTATGCGTGGCCGTACCCTGGCAGCAGCGCGCCAGTACGGTGAAGCAGAGCAATCTTATAACGAAGCGTTGGCGCGCGATCCGGCATATGTCATCGCCCGATTTGATCTGGGCAATATTGCTTATGGCCAAGACCGGTTTCAGGAAGCACTAACGCGCTATTTGGAAATTTTGGAAGTTGGAAACTTGGAGGATGTGGGACCTGAAGACCTGCCCGCATCACTCGAAAAGGACAGAATAACAGCATCGCTCGTGCAGATTGGGCGGACGTATGTTAAGCTTGGCGCCTTTGATGAAGCCCGCAATGCTTATGATCTGGCGCTTGTTGTTGATAGCACGGATGCAATGGTGCACAATGATTTTGGTATCATGTTGCGCGACGATGGCGATATTTCCCGTGCAATTCTCCACGCGCGTAAAGCCCTCGATCTCGAGCCGGCAATGATAGACTATCGGTATTTTCTCGGCGCCTTGCTGGTGCAGCAAGGGCGTTATGAAGACGCCATTCCGTATCTGGAGCAGGTCATTGCTCAGCGACCCTGGCAGCAGGGTGCGCATTTCAACCTTGGGCAGGCGCTCATCCGTACCTCGCAGACAGATGCCGGCATGCAGATGTTGGCGCTGGCAGACTCTGTGCAACTGTGGCAGACCGATATCGATCAGACAAAGGCCAACGTCGATAACGACGCCAATCGGCCTGAGAACTGGATTGAACTTGGGAAAGCATACTTGAGAGCTGGACGGTACGTTGATGCAGCAGAAGCATTTCAGTACGTATTGCAGTTTTTACCCGAGCACGAAGCAGCACGCTACAATATGGCAGTGGTTTGGGAGAAGACGGGAGAAGTAGCCCGGGCCCGCCAGTTGCTGCGTGGCATTCTGAAAACCAATCCTTCACACAAGCCGGCGCAGGCCTTGCTTGATCAGCTCAAAGTCTCTTACTGATTGCTATTGTGGTTCGGTGAGCATCAGCAACTGGTTTGCTTGAACGTTCGTCTGCAGTTGCTGCTTGCCGCTTGGCCAGGTAATACGGAGCGAATCAACAACGGTGGTTATGTTCAGGCCAAAAGTTGCGATGGTTTCCGATTGGGAGAGATAGCTGGACCCCGTTC
It includes:
- a CDS encoding tetratricopeptide repeat protein; this encodes MLCLFLVCAAACRSGDGEPLSRTDIARAQVNPQATNFLIQAQQALDRGILNRALAFADSAVALEPDLADAHFMRGRTLAAARQYGEAEQSYNEALARDPAYVIARFDLGNIAYGQDRFQEALTRYLEILEVGNLEDVGPEDLPASLEKDRITASLVQIGRTYVKLGAFDEARNAYDLALVVDSTDAMVHNDFGIMLRDDGDISRAILHARKALDLEPAMIDYRYFLGALLVQQGRYEDAIPYLEQVIAQRPWQQGAHFNLGQALIRTSQTDAGMQMLALADSVQLWQTDIDQTKANVDNDANRPENWIELGKAYLRAGRYVDAAEAFQYVLQFLPEHEAARYNMAVVWEKTGEVARARQLLRGILKTNPSHKPAQALLDQLKVSY